A single Micromonospora sp. CCTCC AA 2012012 DNA region contains:
- a CDS encoding Hsp70 family protein has product MQAGQARLAIDWGSANTTAVLAWPDGRWVPLLFDGEPELPSAVLINPGGDVSTGHQAWQAAATAPDRFIPAPRHSPEQRLNVAGAEMDVLDLVASTLRRVAEQAQHTAGLRVEDVRIVVPAGWGPRRRTWLRQAAHRAGLAQPQLVEAPIAVAGHLLTSGVRLPVGSFIVVCDVGAGAEVSVLRRGPGGFEVLATLSDPAAGGAAIDDAVAATVAAHTPPADGGDRWALMATVRAAKHALADRAAVMVPLPDTSATVLTVGLLEQAAYPVLQRVAQLTVEAVAAAEVNPQDLAGVYCVGGVARLPLLQKVLTDALPVAPTVVADRVLATVRGAADAGAATAGEVTPLQEVPVPPVRRAAAIAVPGFASLGLVSQFLLTAEWNGALMYRMALLNWGELAVAAVFALVASLSAGTVLASAIAARTSLTGGTSVTPGVQTGTGILASASLGVAVAGMYAVVGSLYIGDPVAGFLRWTLLPVAPIVAAAAVMALVAARQWRVPPGGWSQLLAFPTGSVVTAGLGMALIQYSLTADRWPSLALWIDIGGRVGGLLLGVGTVMAVVSAPILRLILGVPVAVIAAALVSWPASGILGVIYALAVAVWWLRQLWTRLLRPGVAGRQVR; this is encoded by the coding sequence ATGCAAGCGGGGCAGGCGCGGCTGGCGATCGACTGGGGTAGCGCCAATACCACCGCCGTGTTGGCGTGGCCGGACGGCAGGTGGGTGCCGCTGCTGTTCGACGGTGAGCCGGAACTGCCCAGCGCAGTGCTGATTAACCCTGGCGGGGACGTGTCGACCGGCCATCAGGCATGGCAGGCGGCCGCGACCGCCCCGGACCGTTTTATTCCAGCCCCGCGCCACTCGCCAGAGCAACGCTTGAACGTTGCGGGCGCTGAGATGGACGTCCTTGACCTTGTTGCCTCGACGCTGCGGCGGGTCGCCGAGCAGGCGCAGCACACCGCGGGTCTCCGGGTGGAAGACGTGCGAATCGTGGTGCCGGCCGGGTGGGGCCCTCGCCGACGTACCTGGCTGCGCCAGGCAGCGCACCGTGCAGGTCTCGCCCAGCCGCAGCTGGTCGAGGCGCCGATCGCGGTGGCCGGGCACCTGCTCACCAGCGGGGTGAGGCTTCCGGTGGGCTCGTTCATCGTGGTCTGCGATGTCGGGGCCGGCGCGGAGGTCAGCGTTCTCCGCCGCGGTCCCGGCGGGTTCGAGGTTCTCGCTACCCTGTCCGACCCGGCCGCCGGCGGTGCGGCGATCGACGACGCCGTCGCCGCCACCGTCGCCGCCCACACCCCGCCAGCTGATGGTGGTGACCGGTGGGCGCTGATGGCCACCGTACGGGCCGCGAAGCACGCGCTGGCCGACCGCGCCGCGGTGATGGTGCCGCTGCCCGACACGTCGGCGACGGTGCTGACCGTTGGGCTGCTGGAACAGGCGGCCTATCCGGTCCTGCAGCGGGTTGCCCAGCTGACGGTGGAGGCAGTCGCCGCGGCGGAGGTCAATCCCCAGGACCTTGCCGGGGTGTACTGCGTTGGTGGCGTTGCCCGGTTGCCGCTGCTGCAGAAGGTGCTCACCGACGCTCTTCCTGTCGCCCCGACCGTGGTCGCGGACCGTGTGCTTGCGACGGTACGCGGCGCCGCGGACGCGGGCGCCGCCACCGCGGGGGAGGTGACGCCGCTGCAGGAGGTGCCGGTGCCGCCGGTGCGGCGAGCGGCCGCGATCGCGGTGCCCGGTTTCGCGTCGCTGGGCCTGGTGTCGCAGTTCCTGCTCACCGCGGAGTGGAACGGCGCTCTGATGTACCGGATGGCGCTGCTCAACTGGGGTGAACTCGCGGTCGCCGCAGTGTTCGCTCTGGTGGCCAGTCTGAGCGCCGGCACCGTGTTGGCGTCCGCGATCGCCGCCCGTACCAGCCTCACCGGCGGCACCTCGGTGACCCCTGGCGTGCAGACGGGCACCGGGATCTTGGCGTCGGCGTCACTCGGTGTCGCGGTCGCCGGCATGTACGCGGTGGTGGGCAGCCTGTACATCGGCGACCCGGTCGCCGGGTTCCTGCGGTGGACGCTGCTGCCGGTCGCCCCGATCGTCGCTGCTGCCGCGGTGATGGCCCTGGTCGCCGCCCGGCAGTGGCGTGTCCCGCCGGGCGGTTGGTCGCAGCTGCTCGCGTTTCCGACCGGTTCGGTGGTCACCGCCGGCTTGGGCATGGCGTTGATCCAGTACTCGCTGACCGCCGACCGGTGGCCGTCCCTGGCCCTGTGGATCGACATCGGCGGGCGGGTAGGTGGGTTGCTCCTCGGCGTCGGGACGGTCATGGCGGTGGTGTCCGCACCGATCCTGCGGCTGATCCTTGGGGTGCCTGTGGCGGTCATTGCTGCCGCGTTGGTGAGCTGGCCGGCGTCGGGGATCCTCGGGGTGATCTACGCGCTCGCCGTGGCGGTGTGGTGGCTGCGTCAGCTGTGGACCCGCCTGCTGCGCCCCGGCGTCGCCGGCCGGCAGGTCCGATGA
- a CDS encoding DUF4262 domain-containing protein, translated as MTSMENFMRRQSEIIDRVGWSVTFVHAADDEPGHAVPFAYTVGLTAHDHPELLIAGLDPATSQALLNDLAGRVYDKVERFGHGQRINDLIAGYDAVIVDGDADDPLYPGAAYGRYGHQRVRVQQIVWPDPRGCFPWDADYAYGAKVQPVIGRP; from the coding sequence ATGACCAGCATGGAGAACTTCATGCGCCGCCAGAGCGAAATCATCGACAGAGTCGGCTGGTCGGTCACCTTCGTCCACGCCGCCGACGACGAGCCCGGCCACGCGGTTCCGTTCGCCTACACCGTCGGCCTCACCGCCCACGATCACCCGGAACTGCTCATCGCCGGCCTCGATCCTGCAACCTCGCAGGCACTGCTCAACGACCTCGCCGGCCGCGTCTACGACAAGGTCGAACGGTTCGGTCACGGCCAGCGGATCAACGACCTTATCGCCGGCTACGACGCGGTTATCGTCGACGGCGACGCCGATGATCCGCTGTACCCGGGTGCCGCCTACGGCCGCTACGGCCACCAACGGGTGCGCGTGCAGCAGATCGTGTGGCCCGATCCCCGGGGATGCTTTCCCTGGGACGCTGACTACGCCTACGGGGCGAAGGTCCAACCGGTGATCGGTCGCCCATAG
- a CDS encoding recombinase family protein gives MLQKVVTMRRAGSRLVDICAAMNEAEIPTPGGGRKWWPSHVSRLLYTRAAQRLDGGEP, from the coding sequence GTGCTCCAGAAGGTGGTCACCATGCGGCGGGCCGGCAGTCGGCTGGTCGACATCTGCGCGGCGATGAACGAGGCAGAGATCCCCACCCCGGGCGGGGGACGCAAGTGGTGGCCCTCTCACGTCTCCCGGTTGCTGTACACCCGAGCAGCCCAGCGGCTCGACGGCGGCGAACCGTAG
- a CDS encoding DUF2637 domain-containing protein, whose protein sequence is MLALGITASIAANVLHARPSPVSQVISAWPPLALMLTVELISRVPTHQRLLAAVRMIAAAPIAAIAAWVSYSHMAGVAARYGETQAAAAYLLPLSVDGLVVVASVSLVEITGRLRTATTPSPDGLWKQDSALYRQPDDPSYITALTVASQAPHPSGPCTARRSEPMEDTRPARSSVASAPSTPAVPPPSTGSEGTPAGDKTRTPTERRPEPGSGYQGAIAEEGDRTQNGEPGVEGRAEATPRARCRIAASTARSTEHPPSPPHGDPADGGHSHRRAGGHEEAVPSDTASAVAYWHRRDPGLHPAQIAARIGRSERTVRRHWPLPTSDTPHANRNVANSVHR, encoded by the coding sequence GTGCTCGCCCTCGGCATTACCGCGTCCATCGCCGCGAACGTGCTTCACGCCCGCCCCAGCCCGGTCAGCCAAGTCATCTCCGCGTGGCCGCCCCTGGCGCTGATGCTCACCGTCGAGCTGATCTCCCGCGTGCCCACCCACCAACGGCTACTGGCAGCGGTCCGGATGATCGCCGCCGCCCCGATCGCCGCCATCGCGGCCTGGGTGAGCTATTCGCACATGGCCGGCGTAGCCGCCCGCTACGGCGAGACCCAAGCCGCCGCTGCATACCTGCTGCCCCTGTCTGTCGACGGACTGGTCGTGGTCGCCAGCGTCAGTCTCGTCGAGATCACCGGCCGCCTCCGCACCGCCACCACACCCTCCCCAGATGGACTGTGGAAGCAAGATTCGGCCCTGTATCGGCAACCCGACGATCCGAGCTACATCACGGCCTTGACCGTCGCGTCCCAGGCACCGCATCCCAGCGGCCCCTGCACCGCCCGGAGATCTGAGCCGATGGAGGATACCCGGCCGGCAAGGTCGTCTGTGGCTTCAGCGCCATCCACTCCCGCCGTGCCGCCACCGTCCACGGGTTCGGAGGGCACGCCGGCCGGTGACAAGACCCGAACGCCTACCGAGCGCCGGCCAGAACCGGGATCTGGCTACCAGGGGGCCATCGCAGAAGAAGGCGATCGGACCCAGAACGGGGAGCCCGGCGTAGAGGGCCGCGCTGAAGCCACGCCGAGGGCCCGGTGCCGCATCGCAGCATCCACCGCCAGGTCCACCGAACACCCGCCATCGCCACCTCACGGCGACCCTGCCGACGGAGGACACTCGCACCGTCGTGCTGGCGGCCACGAGGAAGCCGTGCCCTCGGACACAGCCTCTGCGGTGGCGTACTGGCACCGCCGCGACCCAGGCCTGCATCCGGCGCAGATCGCCGCGCGGATCGGCAGATCCGAGCGCACCGTCCGGCGACACTGGCCGCTGCCCACCAGCGACACACCCCACGCCAACCGCAACGTGGCCAACTCCGTCCATCGCTGA
- a CDS encoding BTAD domain-containing putative transcriptional regulator has translation MTIHARTLAIGTSVLSTTAVPAVLALTGTWTLSLPAPDAVRQWIAQPVGTGFVTALTATGAVAMWLLLATAVLTHAYRALGRRLRWIATLHLPGPFQSLTAALLGATAVTTATGATAHAAPVTHSSTDLAVSEPATAALYPPATGRTRTDPPPANGPAATYTVRRGDSLCRIAEQELGDADRWPEIYALNRGARFPRTGGTLQDPNLIYPGWTLALPADATPPTRQKPRTPVTPPPSPDKPDGQASPSPPGTPPTSPSPRPPSPATPATPTRDSSSIPAPAPTSSDENPASPAAEDTSGAVERATRGVWLPSGSWVDIGLALAITAAVALVWAHRRHRYVPRNPTSAAARVDDPDLAPMPRVVGQIRRGLRRAAAGEPDPYAPAPRRDTHDDENDIDDEPAHTGDDDRDADASAAHAPAMSDDARGVDAAVLPVVPALDHPFAARWPAAGLGLTGPGAQAAARGFLTAALATGGVNHPQARTEVIIPSPTAATLLDAAAADLPRTPRLTITTTLDDALNLLEAQTMRRTRLVCRHDVDSVAELRRTAPHEAPLPPIMLLAEATDRHERARIAALLAQGQHLDIHGILLGAWPEGDTITVAADGTTATSDESPFCGGHPADPGRLAVLGPTEAVDLLTTLAESHTGQPPAPTDQQHLSHAHPSTPHNPPPPAPRSALTAAAQLAPQADSAQTPAHRQEVKLAASDEAAAVDGRNDRVRHLPDDATAGASADTPSGQVRVRVLGTPAVIDGDPQRTPRAKSLELLVYLAVHDGAASTDAILDDLLPDAPSSKAHGRLYTYVSGLRAVLRHTGGPRTYLSHPNHRYLLHPDTLDIDLWRMREAIREASHTTNPHTRTAALRRAVDAYTGPLAQDCDYEWIEPYREAVRQEAIDAHLALADTLTDDPAQQLAVLDAAIAHHPHHEPLYQQAMRARAELGHLDAIRTLRRQLTRALAEIDAEPRDDTLALADRLIAAVTRSGKPSQKPESRTA, from the coding sequence GTGACAATCCACGCCCGCACCCTCGCGATCGGCACGAGCGTCCTGTCCACGACCGCCGTGCCCGCCGTCCTCGCCCTCACCGGCACGTGGACACTGTCGCTGCCCGCACCGGACGCCGTCCGGCAGTGGATCGCCCAACCAGTGGGCACCGGCTTCGTCACGGCCCTCACCGCCACCGGAGCAGTGGCCATGTGGCTGCTGCTGGCCACCGCCGTGCTCACCCACGCCTACCGCGCCCTCGGCCGGAGGCTGCGCTGGATAGCCACGCTTCACCTACCGGGCCCGTTCCAAAGCCTCACGGCTGCGCTGCTCGGCGCGACCGCCGTCACCACCGCCACCGGTGCCACCGCCCACGCCGCCCCCGTCACCCACAGCAGCACCGACCTGGCCGTCTCCGAACCGGCCACCGCGGCACTCTACCCGCCGGCCACCGGCCGTACCCGCACGGATCCGCCACCGGCCAACGGGCCGGCGGCCACCTATACCGTCCGCCGCGGGGACAGCCTCTGCAGGATCGCCGAACAGGAACTCGGCGACGCTGACCGGTGGCCGGAAATCTATGCCCTCAACCGCGGTGCCCGCTTCCCGCGCACCGGCGGCACCCTGCAGGACCCGAACCTCATCTACCCCGGCTGGACCCTCGCCCTGCCCGCCGACGCCACCCCACCCACCAGGCAGAAGCCCCGCACACCCGTCACCCCGCCGCCCAGCCCAGACAAACCCGACGGGCAGGCGTCGCCGTCACCTCCCGGCACACCCCCTACCAGTCCGTCACCTCGCCCGCCGTCGCCCGCGACACCGGCCACCCCAACACGGGACAGCAGCAGCATCCCAGCGCCCGCACCGACCTCCTCCGACGAGAACCCCGCCAGCCCCGCGGCGGAGGACACCAGCGGTGCCGTTGAGCGGGCGACCCGCGGCGTGTGGTTGCCCAGCGGCAGCTGGGTCGACATCGGCCTAGCCCTCGCGATCACCGCCGCGGTCGCGCTGGTCTGGGCCCACCGCCGCCATCGCTACGTCCCCCGCAACCCCACCAGCGCAGCCGCACGGGTGGACGACCCTGACCTGGCACCCATGCCCCGAGTGGTCGGGCAGATCCGCCGCGGCCTGCGCCGCGCCGCCGCCGGCGAGCCCGACCCGTACGCACCCGCCCCCCGACGTGACACCCACGACGACGAGAACGACATCGACGACGAGCCCGCACACACCGGTGATGACGACCGGGACGCCGATGCTTCCGCAGCCCACGCACCCGCGATGTCCGACGATGCGCGCGGCGTCGATGCGGCAGTGCTGCCAGTGGTGCCGGCCCTGGACCACCCATTCGCCGCTCGGTGGCCCGCCGCCGGGCTGGGACTGACCGGTCCCGGCGCACAAGCTGCCGCCCGCGGGTTCCTCACCGCCGCCCTGGCCACCGGCGGCGTGAACCACCCGCAGGCCCGCACCGAGGTAATCATCCCGTCGCCGACCGCGGCGACACTCCTGGACGCCGCCGCAGCCGACCTGCCACGCACGCCCCGACTGACCATCACCACCACCCTCGACGACGCCCTGAACCTCCTGGAAGCCCAGACGATGCGGCGCACCCGCCTGGTGTGCCGGCACGACGTCGACAGCGTCGCCGAGCTACGCCGCACCGCGCCCCACGAAGCACCTCTACCTCCGATCATGCTGCTGGCCGAGGCCACCGACCGCCACGAGCGAGCCCGCATCGCCGCCCTCCTCGCCCAGGGACAGCACCTCGACATCCACGGGATCCTCCTCGGCGCATGGCCCGAAGGCGACACCATCACCGTCGCCGCCGACGGCACCACTGCCACCAGCGACGAGAGCCCTTTCTGCGGCGGCCACCCCGCGGATCCAGGTCGTCTCGCCGTGCTCGGCCCGACCGAAGCCGTCGACCTGCTCACCACCCTCGCCGAGTCCCACACCGGGCAACCGCCCGCTCCCACCGACCAGCAGCACCTCTCTCACGCACACCCGTCTACCCCCCACAACCCGCCGCCTCCCGCACCCCGCTCAGCGCTGACAGCCGCCGCGCAACTCGCACCCCAGGCCGATAGCGCACAGACTCCGGCTCACCGCCAAGAGGTGAAGCTGGCCGCCTCCGATGAGGCGGCTGCGGTCGACGGCCGAAATGACCGCGTCAGGCACCTCCCGGACGACGCCACGGCAGGCGCCAGCGCCGACACCCCATCCGGGCAGGTGCGCGTGCGGGTACTGGGAACCCCGGCAGTAATCGACGGCGACCCGCAGCGCACACCACGCGCCAAGTCCCTGGAACTGCTGGTGTACCTCGCGGTCCACGACGGAGCAGCCTCCACCGACGCCATCCTCGACGACCTCCTACCCGACGCCCCATCCAGCAAAGCCCACGGCCGGCTCTACACCTACGTCTCCGGCCTACGCGCGGTCCTACGACACACCGGCGGACCCCGCACCTATCTCAGCCACCCCAATCACCGCTACCTCCTGCACCCAGACACCCTCGACATCGACCTATGGCGCATGCGCGAAGCCATCCGAGAAGCCAGCCACACCACCAACCCCCACACCCGCACCGCCGCACTGCGCCGCGCGGTCGACGCCTACACCGGTCCCCTCGCGCAGGACTGCGACTACGAATGGATCGAGCCCTACCGCGAAGCGGTCCGCCAGGAAGCTATCGACGCACACCTCGCCCTCGCTGACACCCTGACCGACGACCCGGCGCAGCAGCTCGCCGTCCTCGACGCCGCCATCGCCCACCACCCCCACCACGAACCCCTGTACCAGCAGGCGATGCGCGCCCGCGCCGAACTGGGGCACCTCGACGCGATCCGCACCCTGCGCCGTCAGCTGACCCGAGCCCTCGCCGAGATCGACGCCGAACCCCGCGACGACACCCTCGCCCTCGCTGACCGGCTCATCGCCGCGGTCACACGCTCCGGCAAGCCCAGCCAGAAGCCTGAAAGCCGGACCGCATGA
- a CDS encoding DUF4192 domain-containing protein has product MNHHDLPARLSLASPADVLAAVPYLLGFHPTHSVVTVGLTGTKVTVVSRADLPDPAEVTRWVNAFAPQQIVVLGNVSATAVIVVGYGAAPIVTPVVDVLRPRLLAAGIDLLDTLRVTDGRFYSYQCRDPRCCPVDGLPFDPTTSATAVRAIAAGQVALPDRAALVASVAAVTGPARDAMTAATRRARQRLTAVQAAGGRAAVIRLGRAAVEDTFDRYRDEHVAADDEVAWLTVLLTHIAVRDIAWEATTGTQPWHMAVWTDLTRRADPSLAAAPASLLAFAAWREGLGALAAVALDRALTADPHYRLAHILDRALRDGIPPAVLEQWPSTGEPTA; this is encoded by the coding sequence GTGAACCATCACGACCTACCAGCTCGGCTGTCCCTGGCCTCTCCTGCGGACGTGCTCGCCGCCGTGCCCTACCTGCTCGGGTTCCATCCCACCCACAGCGTCGTCACCGTGGGCTTGACCGGCACCAAGGTCACCGTGGTCAGCCGAGCCGACTTGCCCGATCCCGCGGAGGTAACCAGATGGGTCAACGCCTTTGCCCCGCAGCAGATCGTGGTGCTGGGCAACGTGTCCGCTACCGCCGTAATTGTGGTCGGTTACGGGGCCGCTCCCATTGTCACTCCTGTGGTGGACGTGCTGCGTCCGCGGCTGCTGGCGGCAGGGATCGATCTGCTGGACACGCTGCGCGTCACCGACGGCCGCTTCTACTCCTATCAGTGCCGTGACCCCCGCTGCTGTCCCGTCGATGGCCTGCCCTTCGACCCCACCACGTCCGCCACCGCTGTACGCGCCATCGCCGCCGGTCAGGTCGCTCTACCCGACCGGGCCGCCCTCGTCGCCAGCGTCGCTGCCGTCACCGGGCCTGCCCGTGATGCCATGACGGCCGCCACCCGCCGTGCCCGCCAGCGTCTCACCGCAGTGCAGGCGGCAGGCGGTCGGGCGGCGGTCATCCGCCTCGGGCGCGCCGCGGTCGAGGACACCTTCGACCGCTACCGCGACGAGCACGTCGCCGCTGACGACGAGGTGGCGTGGCTGACGGTCCTGCTGACGCACATCGCCGTGCGGGACATCGCCTGGGAGGCCACCACCGGCACCCAACCCTGGCATATGGCCGTGTGGACCGACCTCACCCGCCGGGCTGACCCGTCTTTGGCCGCTGCCCCGGCGAGCCTTCTCGCGTTCGCCGCCTGGCGTGAAGGTCTCGGCGCGCTGGCTGCGGTCGCCCTCGACCGGGCCCTGACCGCCGACCCGCATTACCGCCTCGCGCACATCCTCGACCGTGCGCTACGCGACGGAATCCCACCTGCCGTCCTTGAGCAGTGGCCCTCCACAGGTGAACCCACCGCGTGA
- a CDS encoding RNA polymerase sigma factor, whose protein sequence is MLSATVRVAGDLDVAEECAQEAYVSALQAWTRDGVPDRPGAWLTTAARNQALDRLRREATLRRKLPLLVEPATVDPHDPADLDTPDAAVPDDRLRLVFTCCHPTLAPEARVALTLRLVCGVPTPDVARAFLVSEPTMAARITRAKKKISEARIPYRVPGRAELPERLDSVLTAVHLLFSTGHTAGEGDALVREDLCDRALHLARTLAALLPEQAETRGLLGLLLLTDARRAARTAEQGRLLPLADQDRTRWNQRAILEGLTATAGALASGPPGRFTLQAAIAGVHAIAPSLEQTDWPRVVHLYDRLLAVWNTPVVALNRAAAVAFADGPAAALPLLDELATDPRLADYPYLPATRADLLRRLGDAAGAAESYRRAMELTANAAERAFLEQRLAEVSRAAGAEPAPG, encoded by the coding sequence GTGCTGTCCGCCACGGTGCGCGTCGCGGGCGACCTGGACGTCGCGGAGGAGTGCGCGCAGGAGGCGTACGTCAGCGCGCTGCAGGCCTGGACCCGGGACGGCGTCCCGGATCGGCCCGGCGCGTGGCTGACCACGGCGGCGCGGAACCAGGCGCTGGACCGGTTGCGTCGCGAGGCCACCCTCCGGCGCAAGCTCCCGCTGCTCGTGGAGCCGGCGACCGTCGATCCGCACGACCCGGCCGACCTGGACACGCCCGACGCCGCGGTGCCGGACGACCGGCTCCGGCTGGTGTTCACCTGCTGCCACCCCACTCTCGCCCCTGAGGCCCGCGTCGCCCTCACCCTGCGCCTGGTCTGCGGCGTTCCCACGCCCGACGTCGCCCGGGCGTTCCTGGTGTCCGAGCCGACGATGGCGGCACGGATCACCCGGGCCAAGAAGAAGATCTCCGAAGCGCGGATCCCCTACCGGGTCCCGGGCCGGGCGGAGCTGCCCGAACGCCTGGACAGCGTGCTCACCGCCGTCCACCTGCTCTTCAGCACCGGCCACACGGCCGGCGAGGGGGACGCGCTCGTCCGTGAGGACCTCTGCGACCGGGCCCTGCACCTCGCGCGCACCCTCGCCGCGCTGCTCCCCGAGCAGGCCGAGACCCGCGGCCTGCTGGGCCTGCTGCTCCTCACCGACGCACGTCGGGCCGCCCGGACCGCCGAGCAGGGCCGGCTGCTCCCGCTCGCCGACCAGGACCGGACGCGGTGGAACCAGCGCGCGATCCTGGAGGGGCTCACGGCGACGGCCGGGGCGCTGGCGTCCGGCCCACCGGGGCGGTTCACCCTGCAGGCGGCGATCGCCGGCGTGCACGCGATCGCGCCGTCCCTGGAGCAGACGGACTGGCCGCGCGTCGTGCATCTCTACGACCGGCTGCTGGCGGTGTGGAACACCCCGGTGGTCGCGCTCAACCGGGCCGCCGCCGTGGCGTTCGCCGACGGTCCGGCCGCCGCCCTGCCGCTCCTCGACGAGCTGGCGACCGATCCCCGGCTCGCCGACTACCCCTACCTTCCCGCCACCCGCGCCGACCTGCTGCGCCGCCTCGGCGACGCCGCCGGCGCGGCCGAGTCGTACCGGCGCGCGATGGAGCTCACGGCGAACGCCGCGGAGCGCGCCTTCCTGGAGCAGCGCCTGGCCGAGGTCAGCCGCGCCGCCGGCGCCGAGCCCGCGCCCGGCTGA
- a CDS encoding YciI family protein, with protein MAKYAILIYEDPAYYANISPEAWPAMVDAHNKFVEQIFALGGSLAGGEALAPPTTATTVKGGGTVTDGPFVETKETLNGFYVVEARDLDHAVEIAKLCPAPAPGGGVEVRPVVDPTTNPF; from the coding sequence ATGGCCAAGTACGCGATCCTCATCTACGAGGACCCGGCCTACTACGCGAACATCTCGCCCGAGGCATGGCCTGCGATGGTCGACGCGCACAACAAGTTCGTCGAGCAGATCTTCGCACTCGGTGGGTCCCTGGCGGGCGGGGAGGCGCTCGCGCCCCCGACGACGGCCACCACGGTCAAGGGTGGCGGCACGGTGACGGACGGCCCGTTCGTCGAGACCAAGGAGACCCTCAACGGCTTCTACGTCGTCGAGGCGCGTGACCTCGACCACGCTGTCGAGATCGCCAAGCTGTGCCCAGCCCCGGCCCCCGGCGGCGGCGTCGAGGTCCGCCCGGTCGTGGACCCGACGACGAACCCGTTCTGA
- a CDS encoding DUF4253 domain-containing protein, whose product MAAAMDDARDIATALRGSVLQGHPVEEGPGHTFLVRKVEPARLLDAWHAAHAVMPVTGRWPVFTLPDGLYDEPDAVYLADLDRAARTLDPWSVYQRSSEVQDHQSVERYVQTFLGPEMVASAFEQLTLPTTSTALQRWTYDTLLADSKLAARAFSGSKYLVGTSRWHTWPEVHLVLLPTTSQCLAPAWVPYFGATRDNCIPALAAALRQWDQRWGAALIAAWGTMLQLTAQHRPQPGSQAWELAGQLMAVGGSLQCEQWQLAIALTRGDAWFLHDRP is encoded by the coding sequence ATGGCTGCAGCGATGGACGACGCCCGCGACATCGCGACCGCACTGCGAGGATCTGTTCTGCAGGGCCACCCCGTGGAGGAGGGGCCCGGCCACACCTTCCTGGTGAGGAAGGTCGAACCTGCTCGACTACTCGATGCGTGGCATGCCGCTCACGCGGTCATGCCGGTTACAGGCCGGTGGCCCGTCTTCACGTTGCCGGACGGCCTCTACGACGAACCGGATGCTGTGTACCTCGCTGATCTGGACAGGGCGGCTCGGACGCTGGATCCGTGGTCGGTGTATCAGCGCAGCAGTGAGGTCCAGGACCACCAGAGCGTAGAGCGCTATGTGCAGACGTTTCTGGGCCCCGAGATGGTCGCCTCCGCCTTCGAGCAGCTGACCCTACCGACCACCTCGACGGCTCTGCAGCGGTGGACCTATGACACCCTCCTCGCCGACTCGAAGCTCGCCGCCCGCGCCTTCAGCGGGTCCAAATACCTCGTCGGCACCAGCAGATGGCACACCTGGCCCGAAGTGCATTTGGTGCTACTGCCCACAACGTCACAATGTCTGGCCCCTGCCTGGGTGCCCTACTTCGGCGCCACCCGCGACAACTGCATCCCGGCGTTGGCAGCGGCCCTCCGGCAGTGGGACCAGCGGTGGGGCGCCGCTCTCATCGCCGCTTGGGGAACCATGCTGCAGCTCACCGCGCAACACCGACCTCAACCGGGCTCGCAGGCGTGGGAGCTCGCCGGGCAACTCATGGCCGTCGGTGGCAGCCTGCAGTGCGAACAGTGGCAGCTCGCCATCGCGCTTACCCGGGGCGACGCCTGGTTCCTGCACGACCGTCCCTGA